The Gouania willdenowi chromosome 14, fGouWil2.1, whole genome shotgun sequence nucleotide sequence TCCAGTAAATGCCCTCAGTAGATCTTTCTGTTCGCTTATTGTTTTCACAAATAGCATCCCTCTGTTGTTCACTTTTGCCCAAAAATGGACTGATTTAAAATCCGTATAAATGCACCTTCCGTCCAAGAGGAACTCTGGTTTAGAAAGTGAAGAGGTAAGACCGCTTTGACATTGAAAAACATGAAGTaaagtggggttttttttagtgtgtgtgtgcgcagtacTTACGTGTAGTGAAGCTACAGCTGCCATTATCCCGCCTGAGTTCGTTGTGTTGGATTCACTTTCATATTTCTGCCTGTTTGGGAAACCGTGGAAATATCTAAGTTATTTTAACAAACTTCGGGTGAATCTTTGTTTCCTGAGGCCTGTTTGAGCTGTAGATTGATCCAGTGTTGGACCAGTGGACCAGTGGTCAATGATAGTTTATGAAGAGAAAGGTCAGGATGTACCAGAGAGGCCTCAACATCTCCGTGTTCAATTCCATTaccttttattcttttattcacACTACAACCAcctaaagtgacaataaaagcCTAGATAAAGGTCACAATATGTTTGCTCACCTTTACTGGGAGTCCATGCTTCCAAATAATGGAACTCAGCTGTTTAATCAATGCTATGGACACAGGTGTAAAAAATCAAGTGTCTAATTATGGTGTAGCTTCTGGGAATGAATACGGTTGCTTTTTATGAGCTAAGTGAAGTTTAGCATGTgtactgatgttttttttttatttttattttatgcaatAAATGGCCTTGTTACTACACAATTCACCATCATTTCATTGAACCTCGTTTTGCACTAAAAAGGCCCATCTGATCCCTTACATCAGGAGCATTACACTCCTGAATAAATGAGATAttctacatttaatttatttaattaatgagAAGACTTGGTTTTAATTTAGTGAAATAAACTGCCAATGCTTCCCCCATACCAGAATGTTTTGGATAACATTGTTTCTcagtcaccactagagggtgtggcaatgcatggaggctcctgactgctgctctatttatattctagtttccaatgttgtcatgctgctttttttatgtccgtgtctattgatacggagAAGTATCAGTAGCccccggtgtcacgtactgaatTTACCGCCGTAGTGAGATTTTAACCCcgacctaatccaataaacaattAATACACGTGTCCGTTTactgtgaaaacaaaaatgaatttttttttttttttgtgcaaaaattcATTTCTCAGTTGTGTGCGCatatataatctcagtacgacgCACACTCTGTACCAGACACCAGGACTGTGGGTACgttttccggaccttttctacataaacgTAATGTCTGTGTTTTCACCGcgtcaggatggccgagtggtctaaggtgcCTGACTGAAGGATTCTTCCTTCTActgccgtgggttcgaatcccactttttgacatatatgtattttaacatatttaacacggcaaattaaacctttaaaaatacatatacaaaaaaaaaatcaacattttagggtatttcctgggttaaggctaaaataaaagggttagtagggtagctaaaataaaactgatggaactttaagtcacgtggtgcgcTTATCatgtcacctaaactggccaatgaggggcgctgcgtatgcataAACTGgcacttttttaaaattttcattcacgtaccccctacgACATTTACCCGGGGGTACCCGTACTCCACTTTGGGAACTTAGGCATTAGAGTAACTACTGTGATCCAGTATGATTGTTTCTTCCCTTCCAGGTGTGTGTGCCCTGGGTGCAGCCTGGCTGGTGCTAAAGAGGTGATGAAGAACCCAGAAGTGGGGGCGAGCCGTCGGCTGGATGGATTACTGGAGGCAGCACTGGCCAGAGAGGCTCGTCTCTGGAAGGTGCCAGTCTTCAAGAATGGAAGCATCCAGGTAAGCCAATGATGAGTCAACGATTGACTATATAGCATGGATGTCCGTACGCGGTCCTCAAGGGCTGGTAGTCCACCAGCTTTCCAATGTGTCCCAGCTCAAACACAGCTGAGAGGCAGACTTTCTGCAAAGCTGCTTCAgaagtgttggagcagggacacattgaaaactTGGTGGACTACCAGTCCTCGAGGACCTCGTTTGGACACCGCTGCTATATAatattcaaagtgtttattgtcatatgtgcagttagaattTAACATACAATACCTGTATTTACAAGTGCCATAAGGTAAAAGTTAACTGTTACTCGTCCTCTACTTTTCAACAAAATTCCATGCGGAATACCAAGTACTGATTCTTTTTTAACTGGTTGCTTTGGTGATGAAGTCTTAATGTTTGTCAGTCCCTTATTGATCAGCCTTTTCACATGGTATAAACTAAAAATGTGCTGTTCCTAAGAAATATTTCTGAAGTAATCCATCCTTCGGCCCCTTAGGGTGCCGACATCTCTTCATTCCAACATCAAGAAATGATCCTCTGGCTCCGAGAAATGAGCCAACTCTTTCAATTCCTGCCAGAGACGTTTGCACTGGGAGTGGGCGTCCTAAACAGACTCCTGTCCTCCGTCAAGGTAAGCTTATACAACTCATTCAGATTATTAGGATGCttctttattttagtttagtttacatttaaataatgcTAATTACGTTTCTCCTTTTTAGGCTCAACCAAAATACCTTAAGTGTATCGCTTTTACCTCTCTGGTCTTGGCTGCCAAAATCAATGAAGAAGATGAGGTAAGATATTTAATAAAGAAGTCAAGTAAATAATGGTACACTTAAGGTTTCAAAATAGGTTTATTTCCCTTTTGTTTGGTGTCTGCCGTAACAGGTGATAGGTTCTGTCAAACAACTGGTTGTGCTGAGCGGATGCAGCTTTTCAACAGCAGAGATTCTTCGCATGGAGAGGATCATTTTAGACAAGCTGCACTGGGACTTGTACACTGCAACACCAGTCGACTTCATTCACATAGTAAGTTAGACTTCAGCAGGCAGGCAAGCACAACACTTTCTgtttaaagacttttttttttttttttttttttgttttgtttgtttcctggAGCGAGAGCATCTCAGACAGAGAGAGTTGGCAGGGTGTTGAAATGCTCTGATTGGCCTGTTCGGGCATCAAATACACAAGCGTTACAATAGCACACACAAACCCATCATGCAGACAGTTTACAAATCCCCTTCTTTCGTTCTGCCACTTCGTAAACAATTGGTCCAGATAAAGATTGTGCATTAATTATAATTGGTGTCTCTGGTAATGGTTTAGCTCTGATTGTGGGGAGATTTCTTCTAAAGACAATAAATCCAGCATATTAGAGAAATAAGATTAATTCATCAAAAACAGTTGTTTTATTCGTCTTGTACTATAACACAGTACGTCAGCGTTAAACCAACGTGCTAAAGTCGTGatttatttggtaaaaatcactgcaaaaaaaaaaaaatactggttTAACTGGAGTTCTCCATCATCTTTCCCACAGAAATCCTTGTTTGAGCAACAGTTTAAACCCAGGCTGGTTCAgataatgtaaacaaagaggaaatAGTAAGATTTCAGCAAACGACTGCGTCTGCCAGTAAAATAACATGCTTGTTGCATATCAGGCCAAGGCACTTCTGACTGACATTTACCTGCAGCCTCACCCTGTCACAAGCAGAGAGGAGGGGGGAGAAAACACATTCACATAAACACAATTTCTCACCTGTTATAAAACTCCATGTTTCACAGCCTGATTGACCCGTTTCTGCCACATTGAATTAATCAGAACCAAAGACTGTCAACAAACACTCACACAGTATTCAAATCTTCTCATGTAATATAACTTTATGCTATATTCATAATTGTTTTTGAGAGGCCAGAATATAACAACGTATATTAGGTTCATCGAGCGCAATGCTGTGATAAATGTACATTGAACAaaatttcttcctttttctcaCAACTATTGTTCtcaaatgtgtctaaatgtgTTAGTGAAcccttctcctttgcagagataatccatcccacctcacaggtgtggcatatccagatgctgattagacagcttgattattgcacaggtgtgccttaggctggccacaataaaaggccactctaaaaatgttcagtttaatcacacagcacaatgccacagatgtcgCAAGTTCTGAAGGAGCGTGCACTTGGCAGGAATGTTCACCAGAGCTGTTGCCCGtgaattgaatgttcatttGTCTACCATAAGCAGCGATAATTTGGCTGTACATCCCACCAGCCTCACAACCGcagaccacgtgtaaccacaccagcccaggacctccacatccagcatgttcacctccatgatggtctgagaccagccacccGGACAGCTGCCACAGCAATCGCTTTGCATAAGcaaagaatttctgcacaaactgtcatAAACCGTCTCAGGGAAGTTCATCTGCATTCTCGTCGTCCTCATCAGGGTCTTgacctgactgcagtttgtcATCGTAACCGACTTGAGTGGGAAAATGCTTACATTTGACGGCAGcgaccatcacctcatgttgcagcgtgaTAATGCATGGCCCCATGTTGTAAGGATCTGTACACAActcctggaagctgaaaacatcccagttgtTGAATGGGCATCATACTCACcggacatgtcacccattgagcatgtttgggatgTTCTGGATCGGCGTATACGACAGTGTGTTCCAGTCAATATCCAGCAACTTCATACAGTcattgaagaggagtggaccaacattccacaggccacAATCAACAACTGATCAACTCTATGACAAGGAGATGTGATGCACTGCTTGAGGCGAATGGtggtcacaccagatactgactggttttctgacacacacacacaccccacccccacctgtgaggtgggatggattatttATAAAGGAGAAGTGCtaactaacacagatttagacatatttgtgaacaatatttgacagAAATAGGTCTTTcgtgtatatagaaaatgtttaaaaccctcgagttcagctcatgaaaaaagGGAGTAAAAACAAGTGtcgcatttatatttttgttcagtgtaattaggtaaagaataaaataatattgcCTTTAAATGACTgaattgaaatttaatttgtaCCATATATTCCacactttggaaaaaaaaaacagagttgATCTGCGTTTTCTCCCCACTCCATTCATCCACCATATTCCTGGGGTCGCTACTTCCTCTTTATGGGTGATGTGACCATGGTGAAATTACGAGCTAAACTACATTTTCTTCCCCCTCCTTACAATCAGCTGATTGACATGCAGACAAATGTGCTTCCATTTAAAGCCTTTCACATTAAAAGTCCTGGATATAGGCGATACGTTTGTAATCAACagtttgaaagaagaaaaaaaaaaaacatttttttgatgtAATGCCTTTATAAAAATATcttacctttattttgggaataaacaaacaatattaccACATACTAATTTGTCATGGACCCACCACAGGCACATGATGTTGTGCGTCTAATATTATGTAAAGTCGCACCTCCAGGAATAAGGCGGATACGCTTTCCTTAACTGAGAATGATCAAACTACATCTAACAGGAATTTTATGGAAATCTGCTTGGATTTGTGAAGTTTTCATGCATTCTGAgagcttttaaaaatatttaacaaatgtcaGCAATcgatttatttaaaatcagcaaccGACTAAACAGCGTCACCAAAGAGCAGCTTGGCACATTAGAACTGATTTgggctgatttttatttttttaaattttttttttgagtcccGAACCAAAATAAATGGCACTTTGCTTTTCACTATCACAGTTCATGAGCATCTCACTGATAATAACCATGTAACAGCTCAACCAAATTTAATAGATCTTCACTATTTGTCGATGATGGTACAAAAGCTACAAGTTCGTAAAATAAACTAGTGACATAATTTGATCATAAAAacgataataaaataaagacattttctttgtgcaaataaatattatttttcaaataaatactaTATCTCACAATTACATTCCCCCTGCCCTGAAGACATACAGTAACTTTGTATTCCCTTTTGATATTATTAAGTGTTGATTTTTCATTTCTACAAAACAGCAATTTAGAATTTCTAGGAATATTCTGTCACAGACTTTCCACCATGACACGTTGATATACACACAGCACATAAACATCCCTCACAAAGGTACAGCTAATATCCTGTTCTGTTTTGCGCTCAACTTGAAATCTAAAAACTAAGAGAAAAGTGAATGAGAGCAACACAAATCAACTGAAGAATAGAGCAATGTAGCAAATTATTCCTTTCTTTTTCAACCACTTGGCTATGtcaagttttaaaataaaaccaaaggaGCATTCCTGTTCCAACTGGTTTTACTGGAGCTAGCTGGCAAGCGTTTATCTGCTCTGTGAAGAAAGggattatttaaataaagaagGAAAGGGTAGGGGGGTCTGATTTAAGTCGGGAGGAAAATGTAAGAATTTTTAGGAAAAATAATTTCCCTTTGCAGCTTGATTCCCAGTAATGTGCATCCAGTTGATGTAGCATTAACAGGTTTCTGTAGGTTTATGTTTTCCtcagaattctgagattaaagtcataaattTTGACTGAACATGATCTCAGAATtctggaaaaataaaaagtaaaagcaCCGATTTTATTATCTTAATTCCATGTCCCTCGCTCTGTTTCCTTTGAACCTTTTGGTGCTTTTTTGTCTGCACTGAGCCCAACGCAGGTTAGATTTCATAGTTTCTGCTCACGAACGGGAACACGAAAGCACTGCACTCACAATATGACACGAACAGGGTCACAATTAGCACTCGGGCAACATGGAGGGAACTTCATTTGTAAAACCTTCAGAGTTTGATACTGATTAAAATtcaacagtggttctcaaccttttcagcccacaaccTTAAAATAAAGGTGCTAGagagtcatgtggagacagacatctataagggggaataaaggggagagctttttggggcccatccataaagtcaggaaaatgatggtccattgttctatgatcACCTGTGACAATCACATTtaattatctgaataatatccattgttctctaggaagtttagtattatttacaCCCTAGtgtttagtcatcttaaagatgtaaatccttgttttaatcagaaataaaataggttaaaagtgaccaaagatggtggaaaaagtggaaaatcgggtttgaaaaaccacaaaaattggttataAGTTGCAAATCGTGGGTCatggaattaaaaaatgtagggaaaattagtttaaactggcaaataattggcattacaaatcgtgaatgtggttaaattggccaacataaaatgtggtgaaaaggggttggaagtgacaatattgggtcaacatatgcaacattaggttggaaaagtggtggaaatggttttaTGTGTCAAAAATTtcttgaaagtaaaaaaaaaaaaaatgtgcagaagaggcatttaaatttgatgaagtggcagaaattcattaaaagaaatgaggttaatgaaaataggttaaaatatgacaagaaaaagtgatgaaaataggttaaaatatggcaagtttggtgtagttgcaga carries:
- the ccni2 gene encoding cyclin-I; amino-acid sequence: MKNPEVGASRRLDGLLEAALAREARLWKVPVFKNGSIQGADISSFQHQEMILWLREMSQLFQFLPETFALGVGVLNRLLSSVKAQPKYLKCIAFTSLVLAAKINEEDEVIGSVKQLVVLSGCSFSTAEILRMERIILDKLHWDLYTATPVDFIHIVS